A genomic window from Terrisporobacter glycolicus ATCC 14880 = DSM 1288 includes:
- a CDS encoding thymidine kinase, with product MYRPVNHGYIEVVVGPMYSGKSEELIRRLKRAKIAKQNIIVFKPHIDDRYSKKDVVSHSGDSIEAIPIKETSSIYDLIDEDVQVVGIDEVQFFDEEIVDIAVDLANKGVRVIAAGLDMDFKGEPFGPTPRLLAVAEFVDKIQAICSVCGQPATRSQRLIDGKPAKYDDPIIQVGAVESYEARCRKCHVVK from the coding sequence ATGTATAGACCAGTAAACCATGGTTATATTGAAGTAGTAGTTGGACCTATGTATAGTGGAAAGAGCGAAGAATTAATAAGAAGATTAAAGAGAGCTAAAATTGCAAAACAAAATATTATTGTATTTAAACCTCATATAGATGATAGATATAGTAAAAAAGATGTTGTATCTCATAGTGGGGACAGTATAGAAGCTATTCCAATAAAAGAAACATCTAGCATCTATGATTTAATAGATGAAGATGTTCAAGTTGTTGGTATAGATGAGGTGCAATTTTTTGACGAAGAAATAGTAGATATTGCTGTTGACTTAGCCAACAAGGGAGTAAGAGTTATAGCAGCAGGTCTAGATATGGATTTCAAAGGAGAACCATTTGGTCCTACACCAAGACTTTTAGCGGTTGCAGAATTTGTAGATAAAATTCAAGCTATTTGCTCTGTGTGTGGCCAACCAGCAACAAGATCACAAAGATTAATAGATGGAAAACCGGCAAAATATGATGATCCTATTATTCAAGTAGGAGCTGTAGAAAGCTATGAAGCTAGATGCAGAAAGTGTCATGTGGTAAAGTAA
- a CDS encoding DUF1385 domain-containing protein yields the protein MKKQSVGGQAVIEGVMMQSKNYRAIAVRKSNGEIELKKQRIKSWIKDKKIDKIPFLRGSFILFETMIEGMKSLNYSSEFFLGEEEEEDAIDRFLKRIFKDKANDAIMAVSLILAMILSVGLFVLIPTSIGGLFSSFIHNNIILNLIEGLFRICILILYMLLISRNKDIKRTFMYHGAEHKAIYCYESGLELTVENARKFTTLHPRCGTNFLFIVMATSIILFSFFGWPNILARIAMRILCIPIVAGISYEIIKFLGKYNNILSKIVAYPGMMLQHITTNEPNDEQLEVAIKALKAVI from the coding sequence ATGAAAAAGCAAAGTGTTGGAGGGCAAGCTGTAATTGAAGGTGTTATGATGCAGTCTAAAAATTACAGAGCGATTGCTGTTAGAAAAAGCAATGGAGAAATTGAATTAAAAAAACAGAGAATAAAAAGTTGGATAAAAGATAAAAAGATTGATAAGATACCTTTTTTAAGAGGTTCATTTATATTATTTGAAACTATGATAGAAGGTATGAAAAGCTTAAACTATTCATCAGAATTTTTTTTAGGAGAAGAAGAAGAGGAAGATGCAATAGATAGATTTCTAAAAAGAATATTTAAAGATAAAGCTAATGATGCAATTATGGCAGTATCTCTTATTTTAGCAATGATTCTTTCTGTTGGATTATTTGTATTAATACCAACATCTATAGGAGGGTTATTTTCATCATTTATACACAACAATATAATACTTAATTTGATTGAAGGTTTATTTAGAATATGTATATTAATATTATATATGTTATTAATATCTAGAAATAAAGATATAAAAAGAACCTTTATGTATCATGGAGCAGAACATAAGGCTATTTATTGCTATGAAAGTGGTTTAGAGTTAACAGTAGAAAACGCAAGAAAATTCACAACTCTGCATCCTAGATGTGGTACAAACTTCTTATTTATAGTAATGGCAACATCAATTATATTATTTTCTTTCTTTGGATGGCCAAATATTTTAGCTAGAATAGCAATGAGAATATTATGTATACCTATAGTTGCTGGAATATCTTATGAAATAATAAAATTTCTTGGGAAATATAATAATATATTAAGTAAAATTGTTGCATATCCAGGAATGATGCTTCAACATATTACTACAAATGAACCAAATGATGAACAATTAGAGGTAGCAATAAAAGCATTGAAGGCTGTAATTTAA
- the prmC gene encoding peptide chain release factor N(5)-glutamine methyltransferase: MTIKEIIIRYSKELEEISPTPRLDVEILLQKVLCVDRLYILLNLEKSLSEDEEKLFSKFINERLNNRPIAYIVGNREFMGLDFYVQEGVLIPRPDTEVLVEEVIELGKSRGAINILDIGTGSGAITVSLAKYLDNAKITSVDISDIALEIGKKNAESNNVNDRITFIKSDLFTNIDNDMRFDIIVSNPPYIKREVIETLDKQVKDFEPYNALEGGIDGLDFYRSITRQSKKYLNKDGILAYEVGHDQSEEVSKLMESDGYTNIYTIKDLQQIDRVVIGSVL, translated from the coding sequence ATGACTATTAAGGAAATAATTATAAGATATTCAAAGGAACTTGAAGAAATAAGTCCTACGCCTAGACTTGATGTGGAAATATTACTACAAAAAGTCCTTTGTGTAGATAGATTATATATACTTTTGAACTTGGAGAAATCATTAAGTGAGGATGAAGAAAAACTATTTAGTAAATTTATAAATGAAAGATTAAATAATAGACCAATTGCTTATATTGTAGGAAATCGTGAATTTATGGGGTTGGATTTCTATGTTCAAGAAGGTGTTTTAATACCAAGACCAGACACAGAAGTGTTAGTAGAAGAAGTTATTGAATTAGGAAAAAGCAGAGGAGCTATAAATATACTTGATATTGGAACAGGCTCTGGCGCTATTACTGTTAGTTTAGCTAAATACTTAGACAATGCTAAAATTACTTCTGTAGATATATCAGATATAGCTTTGGAAATAGGCAAAAAAAATGCTGAAAGTAATAATGTAAATGATAGAATAACGTTTATTAAATCGGACTTATTTACTAATATAGATAATGATATGAGATTTGATATAATAGTATCTAATCCTCCGTATATAAAAAGAGAAGTCATAGAAACCTTAGATAAACAAGTTAAAGATTTTGAACCATATAATGCATTGGAAGGTGGAATAGATGGATTAGATTTTTATAGAAGTATAACTAGACAATCTAAAAAGTATCTTAATAAAGATGGAATTTTAGCTTATGAAGTAGGTCATGACCAAAGTGAAGAAGTGAGTAAGTTAATGGAGTCAGATGGATATACTAATATATATACTATAAAAGACTTGCAACAAATTGACAGAGTTGTTATAGGAAGTGTTTTATGA
- the prfA gene encoding peptide chain release factor 1: MLNKLQVLEDKYIDLTEKISDMEIINDQKVWQKYMKEHADLEPIVHKYREYKNVLNDLSESKAILEEESDEELRELAKMEISELEGQVEPLEAELKILLLPKDPNDEKNVIVEIRGGAGGDEAALFAGNLFRMYSRYTERRRWKIELLSASDTGVGGYKEVSFLIKGRGAYSRLKYESGVHRVQRIPATESGGRIHTSTATVAVLPEVEDVEVEISPNDLRIDVFRASGNGGQCVNTTDSAVRITHLPTGEVVSCQDEKSQLKNKEKALKVLKARLYDKALSEQHDEVAAERRSQVGTGDRSERIRTYNYPQGRVSDHRINLTLYKLEQFLDGDIDEMIDALITEDQTKKMTAI; the protein is encoded by the coding sequence ATGTTAAACAAGCTACAGGTTTTAGAAGATAAATATATAGATTTAACTGAAAAAATCAGTGATATGGAAATAATAAATGACCAAAAAGTTTGGCAAAAGTATATGAAAGAACATGCAGATTTAGAACCTATCGTTCATAAATACAGAGAATATAAAAATGTATTAAATGACCTTAGTGAATCTAAAGCTATTTTAGAAGAAGAGTCTGATGAGGAACTAAGAGAATTAGCTAAAATGGAAATATCTGAATTAGAAGGTCAGGTTGAACCATTAGAAGCAGAATTAAAGATTCTTTTATTACCAAAAGATCCTAACGATGAGAAGAACGTTATAGTTGAGATAAGAGGTGGAGCAGGTGGAGATGAAGCAGCTCTATTTGCAGGGAATTTATTCAGAATGTATTCTAGATATACAGAAAGAAGAAGATGGAAAATAGAACTTTTAAGTGCTAGTGATACTGGTGTTGGAGGATACAAGGAAGTATCTTTCTTAATAAAAGGTAGGGGTGCGTACTCAAGACTTAAATATGAGTCAGGAGTTCATAGAGTTCAAAGAATACCAGCTACTGAATCTGGAGGGAGAATCCATACATCTACTGCCACAGTTGCAGTTTTACCAGAAGTGGAAGATGTAGAAGTAGAAATAAGCCCGAATGACTTAAGAATAGACGTGTTCCGTGCATCAGGAAATGGTGGACAGTGTGTAAATACAACTGATTCAGCAGTTAGAATAACTCATCTACCTACTGGTGAAGTTGTATCTTGTCAAGATGAAAAATCACAATTAAAAAATAAAGAAAAAGCTTTAAAAGTATTAAAAGCTAGACTTTATGACAAAGCTCTATCAGAACAACATGACGAAGTTGCAGCAGAAAGAAGAAGTCAGGTTGGTACAGGAGATAGATCTGAAAGAATAAGAACTTACAACTACCCACAAGGTAGAGTAAGTGATCATAGAATAAATTTAACTCTTTATAAGTTAGAACAATTTTTAGATGGTGATATAGACGAGATGATAGATGCACTAATTACGGAAGATCAAACTAAAAAGATGACAGCAATATAA
- a CDS encoding ZIP family metal transporter: MILKVTLIGLLAGVLGTGIGGIVSAIFRKEVDKYLNFCMGFSGGIMLAVVVFDLMKEAMESSGLVYTVVFTFMGVLLTMFIKSRLDLDEDMKSGYLIFISILLHNLPEGLAIGSSFVSAQTLGITLAIVIGLHNIPEGLATALSLAGARVPTKKIILFTFIAGIPMGIGSFLGVYFAGIFKSLIGVFLSLAAGTMLFVVLDEIMPKSKSLYSIIGFLTGTIIVYCI; this comes from the coding sequence ATGATACTAAAAGTCACGTTGATAGGACTATTGGCTGGAGTATTAGGTACAGGAATTGGTGGTATAGTATCTGCGATATTTAGAAAAGAAGTAGACAAGTATCTTAATTTTTGTATGGGATTTTCCGGTGGAATTATGTTAGCTGTAGTAGTTTTTGATTTGATGAAAGAGGCAATGGAATCAAGTGGTTTAGTTTATACGGTAGTATTTACATTTATGGGAGTACTACTAACAATGTTTATTAAAAGTAGACTAGACTTAGATGAAGATATGAAGTCAGGGTATTTAATATTTATAAGTATACTACTACATAATTTGCCAGAAGGACTGGCAATAGGATCATCCTTTGTATCAGCACAAACTCTAGGAATCACTCTTGCTATAGTAATTGGACTACATAATATACCAGAAGGGCTAGCTACGGCTCTTAGTTTGGCTGGCGCTAGAGTTCCGACAAAAAAAATAATTTTATTTACATTTATAGCAGGTATACCTATGGGAATAGGGAGTTTTTTAGGAGTATATTTTGCAGGTATTTTTAAATCTTTAATTGGTGTATTTCTATCTTTGGCAGCAGGAACAATGTTGTTTGTAGTTTTAGACGAAATAATGCCAAAATCTAAAAGTCTATATAGTATAATAGGTTTTTTAACAGGAACAATAATTGTATATTGTATATAG